A part of Salvelinus alpinus chromosome 5, SLU_Salpinus.1, whole genome shotgun sequence genomic DNA contains:
- the LOC139575113 gene encoding nucleus accumbens-associated protein 2 isoform X1, with the protein MSQLLHVEIPNFGSSVLESLNEQRLQGQYCDVAVMVNGQSFKAHRAVLAASSLYFRDLFSGSSQGMFELPSSVTPSCFQQILSFCYTGRLTMAASEQLVLMYTAGYLQIQNIVERRMNLMLKANSPHCDSQTATTEDLGFEPSSPNYSHPALLPGDTLMATCRIKQERCESPMSEEHTAKGLKGYATRSSAQCYMRAGGSGIVPGVQSYPMASGERSSPGASSLPATDSPTSHPNEEEFEEEFYGSSNTNGVYGQNYGHPTNSYSMQDKLDVLSLPLATERRCVLIGRDTMALPPSLISQIGYRCHPTLYTEGDPGEKVELVGGSGVYMTRGQLMNCHLCAGIKHKVLLRRLLATFFDRNTLANSCGTGIRSSTNDPSRKPLDNRVLNTVKLYCQNFAPNFKESEMNVIAADMCTNARRVRKRWLPKIQSMLPETKESSRSSCKGQSRACASSQTSVLSSALPFEMDFRHLTSSYLTLEQQLYAESRKETLLPHLQFVGSTRSEEGAAAAELAESETEHGPERGERGAQAGQGTERLSECLERAAEVPSLSTQGKAGAGGSPSSKHTGQQEDKLLGDDQ; encoded by the exons ATGTCCCAGCTCCTGCATGTGGAGATCCCCAACTTTGGCAGCTCTGTGCTGGAGAGTCTGAACGAGCAGCGCCTGCAGGGCCAGTACTGTGATGTGGCCGTCATGGTCAACGGCCAGTCCTTTAAGGCCCACCGCGCCGTGCTGGCCGCCAGCAGCCTCTACTTCAGAGACCTGTTCAGCGGCAGCTCTCAGGGCATGTTTGAACTACCCTCCTCGGTCACCCCGTCCTGCTTCCAGCAGATCCTTTCCTTCTGCTACACGGGCAGGCTGACCATGGCTGCCAGCGAACAGCTCGTGCTCATGTACACGGCCGGCTACCTCCAGATCCAGAACATTGTGGAGCGCAGGATGAATCTCATGCTAAAGGCCAACTCTCCACACTGCGATTCCCAGACGGCCACCACCGAGGATCTGGGCTTCGAACCGTCAAGCCCCAACTACAGCCATCCGGCCCTGTTGCCAGGCGACACACTAATGGCCACTTGTAGGATTAAGCAGGAAAGATGTGAGTCCCCAATGAGTGAGGAGCACACAGCAAAGGGCCTCAAGGGCTACGCCACGAGGAGCAGTGCTCAATGTTACATGAGGGCAGGAGGGAGTGGTATTGTACCCGGAGTACAGTCGTACCCTATGGCCTCTGGGGAGCGCTCTAGCCCAGGGGCCTCCAGCCTCCCAGCCACTGACAGCCCCACTTCCCACCCCAACGAGGAGGAGTTTGAAGAGGAGTTCTACGGCAGCAGCAATACAAACGGGGTTTATGGGCAGAATTATGGGCACCCAACCAACTCCTACAGCA TGCAGGATAAGTTGGACGTGTTGTCCCTACCTCTGGCCACTGAGAGGCGCTGTGTGCTGATCGGCAGGGACACGATGGCGCTGCCACCCAGTCTCATCAGCCAGATTGGCTACCGCTGCCACCCCACCCTGTACACAGAAGGGGATCCCGGGGAGAAGGTGGAGCTGGTGGGAG GTTCTGGTGTATATATGACTCGTGGCCAGTTGATGAACTGTCATTTGTGTGCTGGCATTAAGCACAAAGTGCTGCTGCGTCGGCTGCTCGCCACCTTCTTTGACAG AAACACACTGGCCAATAGCTGTGGAACTGGAATTCGCTCCTCCACCAATGATCCCAGTCGAAAACCGTTGGACAACCGAGTCCTAAACACTGTCAAAC TCTACTGTCAGAACTTTGCACCTAATTTCAAAGAGAGTGAGATGAACGTGATTGCAGCCGACATGTGCACAAACGCACGGCGTGTGCGAAAGCGCTGGCTGCCCAAGATCCAGTCCATGCTCCCGGAGACCAAGGAGAGCAGCAGAAGCTCCTGCAAGGGGCAGTCCAGGGCCTGTGCGTCATCCCAGACAAGTGTGCTGTCGTCGGCCTTGCCCTTTGAAATGGACTTCAGACACCTGACGTCGTCCTACCTGACCCTAGAACAGCAGCTCTACGCCGAGAGCCGCAAAGAGACTCTCCTACCTCACCTGCAGTTTGTGGGATCCACCAGGTCAGAGGAGGGGGCTGCAGCAGCAGAGCTGGCTGAGTCCGAGACAGAGCATGGGCCTGAGCGAGGAGAACGAGGAGCCCAGGCAGGCCAAGGAACTGAACGCCTCTCTGAGTGCTTGGAGAGAGCAGCTGAGGTCCCCTCCCTCAGCACACAGGGTAAGGCTGGGGCCGGGGGCTCCCCCTCCTCCAAACACACAGGACAGCAGGAGGACAAGTTGCTAGGAGATGACCAGTGA
- the LOC139575113 gene encoding nucleus accumbens-associated protein 2 isoform X2 encodes MSQLLHVEIPNFGSSVLESLNEQRLQGQYCDVAVMVNGQSFKAHRAVLAASSLYFRDLFSGSSQGMFELPSSVTPSCFQQILSFCYTGRLTMAASEQLVLMYTAGYLQIQNIVERRMNLMLKANSPHCDSQTATTEDLGFEPSSPNYSHPALLPGDTLMATCRIKQERLQDKLDVLSLPLATERRCVLIGRDTMALPPSLISQIGYRCHPTLYTEGDPGEKVELVGGSGVYMTRGQLMNCHLCAGIKHKVLLRRLLATFFDRNTLANSCGTGIRSSTNDPSRKPLDNRVLNTVKLYCQNFAPNFKESEMNVIAADMCTNARRVRKRWLPKIQSMLPETKESSRSSCKGQSRACASSQTSVLSSALPFEMDFRHLTSSYLTLEQQLYAESRKETLLPHLQFVGSTRSEEGAAAAELAESETEHGPERGERGAQAGQGTERLSECLERAAEVPSLSTQGKAGAGGSPSSKHTGQQEDKLLGDDQ; translated from the exons ATGTCCCAGCTCCTGCATGTGGAGATCCCCAACTTTGGCAGCTCTGTGCTGGAGAGTCTGAACGAGCAGCGCCTGCAGGGCCAGTACTGTGATGTGGCCGTCATGGTCAACGGCCAGTCCTTTAAGGCCCACCGCGCCGTGCTGGCCGCCAGCAGCCTCTACTTCAGAGACCTGTTCAGCGGCAGCTCTCAGGGCATGTTTGAACTACCCTCCTCGGTCACCCCGTCCTGCTTCCAGCAGATCCTTTCCTTCTGCTACACGGGCAGGCTGACCATGGCTGCCAGCGAACAGCTCGTGCTCATGTACACGGCCGGCTACCTCCAGATCCAGAACATTGTGGAGCGCAGGATGAATCTCATGCTAAAGGCCAACTCTCCACACTGCGATTCCCAGACGGCCACCACCGAGGATCTGGGCTTCGAACCGTCAAGCCCCAACTACAGCCATCCGGCCCTGTTGCCAGGCGACACACTAATGGCCACTTGTAGGATTAAGCAGGAAAGAT TGCAGGATAAGTTGGACGTGTTGTCCCTACCTCTGGCCACTGAGAGGCGCTGTGTGCTGATCGGCAGGGACACGATGGCGCTGCCACCCAGTCTCATCAGCCAGATTGGCTACCGCTGCCACCCCACCCTGTACACAGAAGGGGATCCCGGGGAGAAGGTGGAGCTGGTGGGAG GTTCTGGTGTATATATGACTCGTGGCCAGTTGATGAACTGTCATTTGTGTGCTGGCATTAAGCACAAAGTGCTGCTGCGTCGGCTGCTCGCCACCTTCTTTGACAG AAACACACTGGCCAATAGCTGTGGAACTGGAATTCGCTCCTCCACCAATGATCCCAGTCGAAAACCGTTGGACAACCGAGTCCTAAACACTGTCAAAC TCTACTGTCAGAACTTTGCACCTAATTTCAAAGAGAGTGAGATGAACGTGATTGCAGCCGACATGTGCACAAACGCACGGCGTGTGCGAAAGCGCTGGCTGCCCAAGATCCAGTCCATGCTCCCGGAGACCAAGGAGAGCAGCAGAAGCTCCTGCAAGGGGCAGTCCAGGGCCTGTGCGTCATCCCAGACAAGTGTGCTGTCGTCGGCCTTGCCCTTTGAAATGGACTTCAGACACCTGACGTCGTCCTACCTGACCCTAGAACAGCAGCTCTACGCCGAGAGCCGCAAAGAGACTCTCCTACCTCACCTGCAGTTTGTGGGATCCACCAGGTCAGAGGAGGGGGCTGCAGCAGCAGAGCTGGCTGAGTCCGAGACAGAGCATGGGCCTGAGCGAGGAGAACGAGGAGCCCAGGCAGGCCAAGGAACTGAACGCCTCTCTGAGTGCTTGGAGAGAGCAGCTGAGGTCCCCTCCCTCAGCACACAGGGTAAGGCTGGGGCCGGGGGCTCCCCCTCCTCCAAACACACAGGACAGCAGGAGGACAAGTTGCTAGGAGATGACCAGTGA